The nucleotide window GGCGGGCAGTTCACCGACGACCAGATCCAGCTCCTACAGCCGGGCCACACCCACCCGCGCCACATGATCACGGCGACTCGACTGCCACCTGAGCCGGGCGAGTTCACCCAGAGGTGCGAGCGCTACCTTCGCCAGTTCGCGAATCTCGGCGGGTGGCCACGCGACGTGTCGATGGGGCGTACGTGATGGGCGCGGCTTGTCACCCGAAAGATCGGAAAAGGCCGTCTCCGACTCGCGGAAACGGCCTTTGACCTGGGGTGGAGCTGAGGGGATTTGAACCCCTGACCCCCTCGATGCGAACGAGGTGCGCTACCAGTCTGCGCCACAGCCCCCCGCCGGCGAACCGGCTTCGGTCCCACCCGGCTTACACCGGGCGGGCCGGCAGCAAGGCTAACAGGTCGCCGGCCCCGACCGCGAATCCGCCCCCGGCCGCGGCGCACGGCCGAGATCGCGTCAGGCGCCTCGGCCGGCTTCGTAGGGGCGGCCGCGGAGGCCGCCCGACCGCCGGTACGAGACCGACCCGCCGTTGACCGCCGCCGGCAGGTCCCCCGGTCGGTCCAGGCCCATGGCGGCTCGGCGTACCCCCTCGCGCTGGGCGGCCAGCCGGCGCTGCGCCTCCCGGCGGGCGGCGGCCCGGCGGGCCTGTTCCCGACGCACCTCGGCCTGCCGGGCGGCCAGCCAGGCGGCCTCCCGGGCTCGGGCGCGGCGGCGGCGACGTCCGGCGAGAGCCTGACCCCGCAGGTGGACGACGTACAGGGCCAGGAGCAGGAAGGTGACGCCGAAGCCGACCCAGAAGCCGGGGCTGACGAACAGCACGCCGATCAGCTCGACGACGTTGAGGAGCAGCAGGGCGGCGAGCACCCGGCGACGCCGGTACACGGCGGGGGTGTGCTGTCGGCGCGGCGCCGGGCGACGGCGGGACCGTTTGGGTGCTGGGGGTACGGCGCGCAGCCGACCGGAGCGGCGGGCGGCCGGGGGCGCGGAGACCGGCGCACTCAACGCGCCGGTAGTCGCATTCTCACTGAGGGTGACGATCAGTGAGCGCGGAGGATGAACGGGTCGCCGTCCCGGCACAGTACGGCGCCGTCGGCGGCGCTGGAGCACCCGCGCCGTCGACTGCGCCCGCTCCGCCACCAGCCGCTCGGTGGCGTCGTACCGGCGAACCAGCGCCGGGGCCAGGGCGAGCAGGCCGGCGGCGGCGAGGACGGCGAGGAGCACCGAGGTCGGCACCCTCACCCCTCCCGTCACCGAATTCGAAGCAACCGCCATCCGACCGCAGGATCTTCCACCGATCGCGCCTGGGTGCGTGGATCGTCCGGCCGGAGAGCGCTTGCCGCAGCTTGCAGTTACTTGAGGTTACGGCGCACCGACCGGGATGCCACCGCGCCGCGCCGATCCCGTCCGTGGGACGAGTGGGAGGATGTCGGGAAATCCTCCTACTACGCGTTGGCGCGTATCCGGTGCCAGCGGGCCAGCAGGCCACCCTCGGCAGCGATCTCCTCACTCGTCATCGCGTACCCGATGTGGTCCCGCCACGCGCCGTCGATGTGCATGTAGCGCACGTGGTACGACTCCTCGCGGAAGCCCAGCTTCTCCACCACCCGCCGGGACGGTTTGTTCTCCGGACGGATGTTGATTTCCACCCGGTGCAGCCCGCCCGGGCCGAACGCGTGGTCCACGGCGAGCGCGAGCGCCGTCGGGATCACACCTCGGCCGGCGACCCGGGCGTCCACCCAGTAGCCGACGTAGCCGGAGCAGAGCGCCCGCCGCACGATGCTGCCCACGTTGATGTGCCCGACCAGCCGATCCCGGTCGCCCTCACGCAGGCAGACCGCGAACGGCATGCCCTCACCCTCGCGGGCCGAGCGCTGCTGGTCACGGTGCACCCAACGGAACGCGGCCGGCGAATTCATCTCGTCCCAACCACCGGGCAGCGACGACTCCCAGGGCGCCAACCAGGCCCGGTTGGCCCGCCGTACCTCCGACCAGGCCGCCGCGTCGGAGCGCCGGTAGGGCCGCAGCAGCACCGGGCCGTCGGCCAGCTCCACCGGCCATCCCGGTGACCGCGCGGGTCCGAAGAGACTCACCCGCACAGTCTCCCGCGCGGGACCGTGTCGCGCGCAAGTAGCCCCGCCGCGT belongs to Micromonospora ureilytica and includes:
- the sepX gene encoding divisome protein SepX/GlpR; amino-acid sequence: MPTSVLLAVLAAAGLLALAPALVRRYDATERLVAERAQSTARVLQRRRRRRTVPGRRPVHPPRSLIVTLSENATTGALSAPVSAPPAARRSGRLRAVPPAPKRSRRRPAPRRQHTPAVYRRRRVLAALLLLNVVELIGVLFVSPGFWVGFGVTFLLLALYVVHLRGQALAGRRRRRARAREAAWLAARQAEVRREQARRAAARREAQRRLAAQREGVRRAAMGLDRPGDLPAAVNGGSVSYRRSGGLRGRPYEAGRGA
- a CDS encoding GNAT family N-acetyltransferase, whose translation is MSLFGPARSPGWPVELADGPVLLRPYRRSDAAAWSEVRRANRAWLAPWESSLPGGWDEMNSPAAFRWVHRDQQRSAREGEGMPFAVCLREGDRDRLVGHINVGSIVRRALCSGYVGYWVDARVAGRGVIPTALALAVDHAFGPGGLHRVEINIRPENKPSRRVVEKLGFREESYHVRYMHIDGAWRDHIGYAMTSEEIAAEGGLLARWHRIRANA